The genomic segment CACCTCCGGGTCGCGCAGGTCCCGGCCCTGGCCGTGGCGGGCCGAGAACAGCGCCAGGTGCACGTCGAGGAAGCGCTCGGGCTGGGTGTCCCTGACCACGAGACCGGCCCGCATGGCCAGGAGGTCGCGGGCCTTGGCGGGGTCCTCCCACACCGGCGTCCCGCCCTCGTCGACGTGGACCTGCGACAGGGAGAACGGGACGAACTCGACGTCCCAGTCGGCGCCGGCCTTGAGACCGGCCACCACGTGCTCGTGGGCGTTGCGGGCGAAGGGGCAGCGGTAGTCCCAGTTGACGGAGAACGATCGGGTCATACCCGCCTGAACACCCCGACCCGGGGTCGGGATTCCCCCCGGGGCCAGATCAGCCGGGCCACCCGCCCGAGCACGGTCCCGACCACCACCCCGGCGACCACGTCCGAGGCGTGGTGGATGCGGACATGGACCCGGCTGGCCGCCACGACGGCGGCCAGGGCGTAGTACGCCGGCCCGGCCCGGTCCCCCTGGGAGAGCACGGCGGCGGCGCAGAAGGCCGAGGTGGCGTGACCGCTCGGGAAGCTGCTGGTCCGGGGGATCCGGAGGGGGAGGGGCCGGGGCCCGTCGACCACCGGCCGGACCCGGCGGAAGAGGGACTTGATCCCGAGGTTCACGGTGGCCGACTCGGCGGCCATGATGGCGACGACCCGCACCGCCTCGGCCCGATGGCCCGCCCGGACCGCCCGCAGCCCGGCCAGGGCCAGCCAGACGATCCCGTGGTCCCCGACG from the Acidimicrobiales bacterium genome contains:
- a CDS encoding DsbA family protein — its product is MTRSFSVNWDYRCPFARNAHEHVVAGLKAGADWDVEFVPFSLSQVHVDEGGTPVWEDPAKARDLLAMRAGLVVRDTQPERFLDVHLALFSARHGQGRDLRDPEVVRSILAEAGADAGSVMAALDEGAALDGFRKEHEASADENGVWGVPTFVVGERAAFARLMTRPEADATASVALIERVVDAVGGWSELNELKHTTLSR
- a CDS encoding phosphatase PAP2 family protein, which translates into the protein RDGLRSTGAFLDGPGPERFDRVVDAAFDRIRANPVADAVMYGASAVGDHGIVWLALAGLRAVRAGHRAEAVRVVAIMAAESATVNLGIKSLFRRVRPVVDGPRPLPLRIPRTSSFPSGHATSAFCAAAVLSQGDRAGPAYYALAAVVAASRVHVRIHHASDVVAGVVVGTVLGRVARLIWPRGESRPRVGVFRRV